One Epinephelus lanceolatus isolate andai-2023 chromosome 10, ASM4190304v1, whole genome shotgun sequence genomic region harbors:
- the ccka gene encoding cholecystokinin, translating to MNVGICVCVLLAALSSGSLSLPSQSMSQRAEGEALVSDNMSPASAHHTRQARSAPAPPTGRLANYNEPQEDADAPNSLSQLLARLISRKGSPYHTRSSLSSRASGSAPGHRIKDRDYMGWMDFGRRSAEEYEYSS from the exons ATGAATGTAGGTATCTGTGTGTGCGTTCTCCTGGCTGCTCTGTCCAGCGGTTCCCTGAGTCTGCCCTCACAGTCCATG TCACAGAGAGCTGAGGGTGAGGCTCTGGTCTCAGACAACATGTCTCCCGCCTCAGCCCACCACACACGCCAGGCCCGCTCAGCTCCGGCGCCCCCCACAGGGCGCCTAGCCAACTACAACGAACCCCAGGAGGACGCAGATGCTCCTAACAGCCTGAGCCAGCTACTGGCCAGACTCATCTCCAGGAAAG GCTCTCCCTACCACACCAGATCCTCCCTCAGCAGCAGAGCCAGCGGTTCAGCCCCTGGCCACAGGATAAAGGACAGAGACTACATGGGCTGGATGGACTTTGGACGACGCAGTGCAGAGGAGTACGAATACTCCTCCTAA